One segment of Candidatus Korarchaeum sp. DNA contains the following:
- the glnA gene encoding type I glutamate--ammonia ligase — translation MLEEIISKISEGRIKRVELEYVDLLGYLRSCLLSAEKFLESRTGSFDASSVKISSISDSDALLIPDPYTSIVIGEDCRMLCEIWEGMGSRRSSKDPRFIARRAEEFLISQGYRGHLGVEMEFFVLDDDLKPISNRWNGRKNYMISPPLDPLRDFEIEAMERLSRAQLKPEVIHHEVSTGQLEVSLAADSLMRAADSTIRAKREIREVAKEMGLIATFMPKPVPGMNGSGMHFHMSLWDDKGNLFYDPNDGYAELSQLARYFIGGIIEHIGSLTAIVAPTVNSYRRLLPGFEAPVYASWGRGNRSAAIRIPVYKRGSPMSKRIEFRVPDPSCNPYLAFSATFMAGIDGIRRKIDPGDPTDFNVYERNEGLKRLPRSLNEALDELESDNSYLKPVFESDTLESYLEMKRREVMELSQWPSDAEYESYLSV, via the coding sequence ATGCTAGAGGAAATAATATCTAAGATATCGGAGGGGAGGATCAAGAGAGTTGAGCTCGAGTACGTAGACTTACTCGGTTACCTGAGGAGCTGCTTATTATCAGCTGAGAAGTTCCTGGAATCTAGAACAGGATCCTTCGATGCTAGTAGTGTCAAGATATCGAGCATAAGCGATAGCGATGCCCTCCTAATACCGGATCCTTACACATCGATAGTGATAGGGGAGGACTGCAGGATGCTCTGCGAGATATGGGAGGGGATGGGGAGCAGGAGGTCGTCTAAAGATCCGAGATTCATCGCGAGGAGGGCCGAGGAATTCCTAATCTCACAGGGGTATAGAGGTCACTTAGGGGTCGAGATGGAATTCTTCGTCCTGGATGATGACTTGAAACCTATCTCGAATAGATGGAACGGTAGGAAGAATTACATGATCTCGCCACCCCTCGATCCCCTCAGGGATTTTGAGATAGAGGCAATGGAGAGGCTGTCCAGAGCTCAGCTCAAGCCGGAGGTTATTCATCATGAGGTCTCGACAGGCCAGCTCGAAGTATCATTAGCTGCGGATAGCTTGATGAGGGCAGCTGACTCCACAATAAGGGCTAAGAGGGAGATAAGGGAAGTAGCTAAGGAAATGGGTCTAATAGCGACATTCATGCCTAAGCCTGTCCCTGGGATGAATGGGAGCGGTATGCACTTTCACATGAGCTTATGGGATGATAAGGGGAACTTATTCTACGATCCGAATGATGGATACGCTGAGTTGAGTCAATTAGCTAGGTACTTCATAGGGGGCATCATAGAGCATATAGGCTCTCTCACAGCTATAGTCGCGCCCACTGTGAACAGTTACAGGAGGCTCTTACCCGGATTCGAGGCCCCTGTTTACGCGAGTTGGGGAAGGGGGAATAGGAGCGCTGCCATAAGGATTCCAGTTTACAAGAGAGGATCACCGATGTCGAAGAGGATAGAGTTCAGGGTACCGGATCCCAGCTGCAATCCTTACTTGGCCTTCTCAGCTACTTTCATGGCTGGTATAGACGGGATAAGGAGGAAGATAGATCCAGGGGATCCGACTGACTTCAATGTCTATGAGAGAAATGAGGGATTAAAAAGACTTCCTAGGAGTTTAAATGAGGCTCTTGATGAATTAGAAAGCGATAATTCCTACCTGAAACCTGTATTCGAGAGCGATACGCTGGAAAGTTACTTGGAGATGAAGAGGAGGGAAGTCATGGAACTTAGCCAGTGGCCGAGTGATGCTGAGTACGAGAGCTACCTCTCAGTATGA
- a CDS encoding DUF2703 domain-containing protein encodes MSVKVSVYYTPECPADEFLKELRETLTEAGVSYEIEEIVLVSDDEAVEHKVLGVPTVRINGADVDPNFEDKGIYRAACTRLYKWKGNVYSFPPKEMILEALRRLGVRK; translated from the coding sequence ATGAGCGTAAAGGTATCCGTATACTATACCCCGGAATGCCCGGCTGATGAGTTCCTCAAGGAATTGAGGGAGACGCTAACAGAGGCCGGCGTATCCTATGAGATAGAGGAGATAGTCTTAGTGAGCGATGATGAAGCTGTGGAGCATAAAGTCCTCGGGGTACCGACTGTGAGGATAAACGGTGCGGATGTGGATCCTAACTTCGAGGATAAAGGGATTTACAGAGCTGCTTGCACGAGGTTGTATAAGTGGAAAGGTAATGTCTACAGCTTTCCCCCGAAGGAGATGATATTGGAGGCCCTGAGGAGATTGGGAGTCCGGAAATGA
- a CDS encoding CBS domain-containing protein: MLRDLSSIGKERKLLGISQRELAKMAGVSQSLISKVENGQMVPNYDVALRIIRALELVREKKGLSRAREIMSSPVISVSPKDSLRKAISLMEEHGISQLPVISNGKVVGSLTEEAIINRIGSISMETLVEEVMGSPFPIFPPDTSVALIKEALLYYQAVLIQENGSIVGIITKSDLVRNLERI, encoded by the coding sequence ATGCTGAGAGATCTGAGTTCCATCGGGAAGGAAAGGAAATTGCTCGGGATAAGCCAGAGGGAGCTAGCGAAAATGGCCGGAGTGAGCCAATCCCTCATTTCGAAGGTGGAGAATGGTCAGATGGTCCCGAATTACGATGTAGCTTTGAGGATAATCAGAGCTCTGGAACTCGTGAGGGAAAAGAAAGGACTCTCTAGAGCTAGGGAGATAATGAGTTCCCCTGTCATAAGCGTCTCCCCCAAGGATAGCTTGAGGAAAGCGATATCTCTCATGGAGGAGCACGGTATATCTCAACTTCCGGTGATTTCGAATGGGAAGGTTGTAGGTTCATTGACGGAGGAAGCGATAATAAACAGGATAGGCTCTATATCGATGGAGACGCTAGTGGAGGAAGTCATGGGGAGCCCTTTTCCAATATTCCCCCCGGATACTTCTGTCGCACTGATAAAGGAGGCGCTCCTCTACTACCAAGCGGTCCTGATACAAGAGAATGGAAGTATAGTGGGGATAATCACGAAGTCCGATCTCGTGAGGAACTTGGAGAGGATCTGA
- a CDS encoding NAD+ synthase, with translation MLTLESLKLDMGKVKEIISGFIRGMVAGSRAGGIVLGISGGVDSAVLTKLCVDALGSERVFGLILPDTRVTPEEDIKDAIDLAESLKIKYWRRDIDDIIDSYKRSEFYIHDHKLALGNLRARVRMSLLYYVANSRNLLVAGSGDRSEILIGYFTKYGDGGADLLPIGDLYKTQVRWMAEWLGLPERIVKKPSSPRLWEGHMAEEELGIPYERIDLILHGLFDLRMDIDTLREEFGSDVDRVMEMHSKSAHKRTMPPIARVRI, from the coding sequence ATGCTCACACTAGAATCCCTTAAGCTGGACATGGGGAAAGTCAAGGAGATAATATCCGGATTCATCAGGGGAATGGTAGCGGGGTCAAGAGCGGGAGGCATCGTCCTGGGGATAAGCGGGGGTGTGGATTCAGCAGTACTTACTAAGCTCTGTGTCGATGCTCTGGGTAGCGAGAGAGTATTCGGACTGATACTCCCGGATACTAGGGTGACTCCAGAGGAGGATATTAAGGACGCTATAGATCTAGCGGAATCTCTCAAAATAAAATACTGGAGAAGGGATATAGATGATATCATAGATTCCTATAAAAGATCCGAATTTTACATACATGATCATAAGCTAGCCCTCGGGAACTTGAGGGCTAGAGTGAGGATGTCCCTCCTGTACTACGTAGCCAATTCGAGGAACTTGTTAGTCGCTGGGAGCGGTGACAGGAGCGAGATCCTCATAGGATACTTCACTAAATACGGGGATGGGGGAGCTGATCTCCTGCCCATAGGGGACCTATACAAGACGCAAGTCAGGTGGATGGCAGAGTGGTTAGGTTTACCAGAGCGTATAGTTAAGAAACCGAGCAGCCCGAGGCTTTGGGAGGGCCATATGGCTGAAGAAGAATTAGGAATACCTTATGAAAGGATAGATCTTATTCTTCATGGCTTATTTGATCTTAGGATGGATATAGATACCCTCAGGGAGGAGTTCGGATCTGATGTAGATAGAGTGATGGAGATGCACTCTAAGAGCGCTCACAAGAGGACCATGCCACCGATAGCCAGGGTAAGAATTTGA
- a CDS encoding stage II sporulation protein M, with protein MMPSHMYEDPLASLRPSENTERFLAHLIDLIVITIIQMPLIVLLLLQQSLMNIVITSSIATLTFILYFTLLEGIFSTTIGKRALDLKVISLNGMCNLSLRESFLRNSFRLADILALYLPLFLIKGGRRIGDLLANTAVVSKKFVRIEIPLPGSGLRREIGESIVKAVALELGDTEIKPQGIPRAEMREYVAEILGEREELIDRVAYFISNPSLQLKTLGAEGIARVYERASELCSGECSEILRNRARIIRALYKKAEKSGKIRFSWGSSFKRSSPYFLLSVAIFLISSILAYYLKPEWMESLIKEIFGKDVIPSEESPLTISIVIFLNNLRVVLATLGLAPLLFMPFLTLTVNGFLVGFVLSISRDPVEALLLILPHGVPELSSIFISTAVGIRISKHMLDSKKWPRAREAAMESVDLIILSFILLLYAAFVEGFVTRWISKYPAFDIAFSIAEAIIIYLIIRSSPSSSRDRTS; from the coding sequence ATGATGCCCTCCCATATGTATGAGGATCCTCTCGCTTCCCTGAGACCATCTGAGAATACTGAGAGATTCTTGGCCCATTTGATAGATTTAATTGTGATAACTATAATTCAGATGCCATTAATTGTCCTTTTGCTCTTGCAGCAGAGCTTGATGAACATCGTAATAACATCATCGATCGCTACTTTAACTTTCATTCTGTACTTCACACTGCTAGAGGGCATCTTCTCCACGACGATAGGGAAGAGAGCCCTCGATCTCAAAGTGATATCCTTGAATGGGATGTGCAACCTCTCCCTGAGGGAATCTTTCCTAAGGAACTCTTTCAGGCTAGCGGACATCTTAGCTCTCTACTTACCTCTGTTCTTGATCAAGGGAGGGAGGAGGATCGGGGATCTGCTAGCTAATACAGCTGTTGTCTCAAAGAAATTCGTCAGGATAGAGATCCCTCTCCCCGGATCTGGACTGAGGAGAGAGATAGGGGAGAGCATAGTTAAGGCTGTGGCCCTTGAGCTTGGGGATACGGAGATTAAGCCTCAGGGGATCCCCAGGGCTGAAATGAGGGAGTATGTAGCTGAGATCCTGGGGGAGAGGGAGGAGCTGATAGATAGAGTAGCGTACTTCATATCGAACCCCTCTCTGCAGCTCAAGACATTGGGAGCTGAGGGCATCGCTAGGGTATATGAGAGGGCATCGGAGCTCTGCTCAGGGGAATGCAGTGAGATATTGAGGAACAGGGCTAGGATAATAAGGGCACTTTACAAAAAAGCTGAGAAAAGCGGTAAGATTAGATTCTCCTGGGGGAGTAGTTTCAAGAGGTCGTCCCCTTACTTCCTGCTATCTGTAGCTATCTTCCTGATCTCATCCATCCTGGCTTACTATCTGAAGCCTGAGTGGATGGAGAGCTTGATCAAGGAGATATTCGGGAAGGATGTGATACCGAGTGAGGAGAGCCCTCTGACGATATCTATCGTGATATTCCTGAACAACCTCAGGGTAGTCCTAGCCACCCTCGGCTTAGCTCCCTTGCTCTTCATGCCTTTCCTCACCCTAACGGTAAACGGCTTCTTAGTCGGGTTCGTCCTGTCGATCTCGAGAGACCCCGTTGAGGCCTTACTCCTCATACTCCCCCATGGTGTGCCGGAGCTCTCTTCAATATTCATCTCTACTGCAGTGGGCATCAGGATCTCCAAGCATATGTTAGATAGTAAGAAGTGGCCCCGGGCTAGGGAAGCTGCTATGGAGTCCGTTGACCTCATAATTCTCTCATTTATCCTCCTCCTCTACGCAGCATTCGTTGAGGGTTTCGTAACTAGATGGATCTCGAAATACCCCGCTTTCGATATTGCCTTCTCAATAGCTGAAGCTATAATCATATACTTGATCATCAGATCCTCTCCAAGTTCCTCACGAGATCGGACTTCGTGA
- a CDS encoding HD domain-containing protein: MIPELEEEICEFLKSEKLIKIFEYLKGDPRIRGLLEMSNIVLVHRLKYNDHGMMHAMITTRNSLKILDILSGEVVNEDWRDLEDSKLIVMTASFLHDIGNSIMREEHEILSVILAKPFVEEILSYFYDDSSKAVKIGSMIYEAIMCHMGRFEPTSVEAGIVATADGCDMEKERARLPFQLGRHDIHKFSALAVERVDIGRGEEKPLRITVGMKDPSGTFQIEEILLKKIKGTKFERFVEVYADIAGSERIRFI; the protein is encoded by the coding sequence ATGATTCCTGAATTGGAGGAGGAGATATGCGAATTCTTGAAATCTGAGAAGCTCATCAAGATATTTGAGTATCTGAAGGGAGATCCTAGGATAAGGGGTCTCCTAGAGATGTCAAATATAGTCCTCGTTCACAGGCTCAAGTACAACGATCACGGTATGATGCACGCTATGATAACCACTAGGAACTCCCTGAAGATCCTGGATATACTATCGGGGGAAGTAGTTAATGAGGATTGGCGTGATCTCGAAGACTCTAAACTCATAGTAATGACAGCTAGCTTCCTACATGACATAGGGAACTCTATTATGAGGGAAGAGCATGAGATACTCAGCGTTATCCTCGCTAAACCCTTCGTAGAAGAGATACTCTCCTATTTTTACGATGACAGTTCGAAGGCCGTTAAAATAGGCAGTATGATATACGAAGCCATAATGTGTCACATGGGGAGGTTCGAGCCCACGAGCGTAGAAGCTGGTATAGTGGCTACAGCCGATGGGTGCGATATGGAGAAGGAGAGAGCTAGGCTCCCCTTCCAATTGGGCCGTCATGATATCCATAAGTTCTCGGCTTTAGCTGTAGAGAGGGTCGATATAGGGAGGGGTGAGGAGAAGCCCCTGAGGATAACCGTAGGGATGAAGGACCCCAGCGGGACCTTCCAGATAGAGGAGATCCTACTGAAGAAGATAAAGGGGACGAAGTTCGAGAGGTTCGTGGAGGTGTACGCTGATATAGCGGGCTCCGAGAGGATAAGGTTCATCTAA
- a CDS encoding uracil-DNA glycosylase — protein MRCEKCPLHLNRKRAVPGEGNPNSRIMFVGEAPGRNEDEMGRPFVGAAGKLLEELLSSIGLRRHDVFITNVVKCRPPNNRDPRPEEIEACLPYLKAQIELIDPEILVPLGRHSVGVLLGRIGEISIMRVRGRVYEVEVFGALRKVLPTLHPAAALYNPRLKPLIREDFEKLRSLISSGLEGWL, from the coding sequence ATGAGATGTGAGAAGTGCCCCCTTCACTTAAATAGAAAGAGGGCAGTCCCCGGGGAGGGAAATCCAAATTCTAGGATAATGTTCGTTGGAGAAGCTCCGGGAAGGAACGAGGATGAGATGGGGAGGCCCTTCGTTGGGGCTGCGGGTAAGCTGCTGGAGGAGTTACTGAGCTCGATAGGTCTCAGGAGGCATGATGTATTCATAACGAACGTCGTGAAATGCAGACCCCCAAATAATAGAGATCCAAGGCCCGAGGAGATAGAGGCATGCCTCCCCTATCTCAAAGCTCAGATCGAGTTGATAGATCCCGAGATACTAGTTCCACTGGGGAGGCACAGCGTGGGGGTCCTCTTGGGGAGGATAGGGGAGATCTCCATAATGAGAGTTAGAGGCAGGGTATACGAGGTCGAAGTATTCGGGGCCCTCCGGAAAGTACTGCCCACTCTCCATCCAGCGGCCGCTCTCTACAACCCGAGGCTGAAGCCCCTCATAAGGGAGGACTTCGAGAAACTGAGATCTTTGATCTCGAGCGGGCTGGAGGGATGGCTATGA